The Streptomyces sp. P9-A4 genome contains a region encoding:
- a CDS encoding Clp protease N-terminal domain-containing protein — MTNPVGLQVPVRLDELIEAIKKVHPDALEQLSGAVIAADHLGDVADHLIGHFVDQARRSGASWTDIGRSMGVTRQAAQKRFVPKEPDAEKMDPNAGFSRFTPRARNVVMASQNEATAAGNDEILPAHLALGLLAEPEGLAALWIASRGVSPEQVREAFTATLPPAAAEAPALVPYDAAAKKVLELTFREALRLDHNYVGTEHILLALLEHEDGEGVLTGLGLDKATAEREIAETIASATIAAPEDGS; from the coding sequence ATGACGAATCCAGTCGGTCTGCAGGTGCCCGTCCGTCTCGACGAGCTCATCGAAGCGATCAAGAAGGTCCACCCCGACGCCCTGGAGCAGCTCTCCGGCGCCGTCATCGCGGCGGACCACCTCGGCGATGTCGCCGACCACCTCATCGGCCACTTCGTGGACCAGGCCCGGCGCTCCGGCGCCTCCTGGACCGATATCGGCCGCAGCATGGGCGTCACCCGCCAGGCGGCCCAGAAGCGCTTCGTGCCCAAGGAGCCGGACGCGGAGAAGATGGACCCGAACGCGGGGTTCAGCCGCTTCACCCCCCGGGCGCGGAACGTGGTCATGGCCTCTCAGAACGAGGCCACCGCCGCCGGGAACGACGAGATCCTCCCCGCCCACCTGGCGCTCGGCCTGCTGGCCGAGCCCGAAGGGCTCGCGGCGCTCTGGATCGCCTCCCGGGGCGTGAGCCCGGAGCAGGTCCGGGAGGCCTTCACGGCGACCCTGCCGCCGGCCGCCGCCGAGGCGCCCGCGCTCGTCCCGTACGACGCCGCGGCGAAGAAGGTCCTGGAGCTGACGTTCCGCGAGGCCCTGCGCCTCGACCACAACTACGTCGGCACCGAGCACATCCTGCTCGCCCTCCTGGAGCACGAGGACGGCGAGGGCGTCCTCACCGGCCTCGGCCTCGACAAGGCGACGGCGGAGCGGGAGATCGCCGAGACGATCGCCTCGGCGACGATCGCGGCGCCGGAGGACGGTTCCTGA
- a CDS encoding RNA polymerase sigma factor: protein MLGDDAELTAAVLAAQDGDENAFRAVYRAVHPRLLGYIRTLVGDADAEDVASESWLQITRDLDRFDGDADRFRGWAARIARNRALDHIRMRGRRPVVGGDETELTDKPAASDTAGEALEALATGHTMDLIAQLPQDQAEAVVLRVVVGLDAKSAADALGKRPGAVRTAAHRGLKKLAELLGVDDGAAGPDGAGEPAVSLDGVPPQRGRGLGAVAPGGVTQSRPRTQKDM, encoded by the coding sequence GTGCTGGGGGACGACGCGGAGCTGACGGCCGCGGTGCTCGCTGCGCAGGACGGGGACGAGAACGCCTTCCGTGCTGTGTATCGCGCCGTGCATCCACGGTTGCTCGGCTACATACGCACACTGGTCGGCGACGCCGACGCGGAGGACGTCGCCTCGGAATCCTGGCTCCAGATAACCCGCGACCTCGACCGCTTCGACGGCGACGCCGACCGCTTCCGCGGCTGGGCGGCCCGGATCGCCCGCAACCGCGCCCTCGACCACATCCGGATGCGCGGCAGGCGGCCTGTCGTCGGCGGCGACGAGACCGAGCTGACCGACAAGCCCGCCGCGTCCGACACCGCGGGCGAAGCCCTGGAGGCGCTGGCCACCGGCCACACCATGGATCTGATCGCCCAGCTGCCGCAGGACCAGGCCGAGGCCGTCGTCCTCCGGGTCGTCGTCGGCCTGGACGCCAAGAGCGCCGCCGACGCCCTGGGGAAACGCCCCGGCGCCGTACGCACCGCCGCCCACCGCGGTCTCAAGAAGCTCGCCGAACTCCTCGGCGTCGACGACGGCGCGGCGGGCCCGGACGGCGCCGGCGAGCCCGCCGTATCGCTGGACGGTGTGCCTCCGCAACGTGGCCGTGGTCTCGGCGCCGTGGCCCCCGGCGGTGTGACGCAATCACGTCCGCGTACGCAGAAGGACATGTGA
- a CDS encoding peptidoglycan-binding protein: MKRSSSVIRRAVLAAASVALAAGCTAQAAGGGGSAGPTKAPARTSAPAAPSATGTPGDDGKAPSPTATTAPPTGSATPTTPATGKPGSRILMDDGDESAQVRELQARLRQLDHFDRAPTGFYGTMTANAVRAFQKRRGLPATGTVDETTWRRLLDVSTKPTADELKPATTNKLDTPDPRCMTGRVLCISKESRTLAWMIDGRVVSSMDVRFGSENTPTREGVFTVERKVRQDWSRLYHTPMPLSMYFSRGQAVHYSADFAARGYNGASHGCVNVRDRAKLTALFDQVKTGDKVVVHW; this comes from the coding sequence ATGAAGCGGTCTTCTTCCGTCATACGCAGAGCGGTACTGGCAGCGGCCTCGGTGGCCCTCGCGGCGGGCTGTACGGCCCAGGCGGCGGGCGGCGGAGGCTCCGCGGGTCCGACGAAGGCTCCGGCACGGACATCGGCCCCGGCCGCGCCGAGCGCGACCGGCACCCCGGGCGACGACGGCAAGGCCCCGTCCCCCACCGCGACGACCGCCCCGCCCACCGGGTCCGCCACCCCCACCACGCCCGCCACCGGGAAGCCGGGGTCCCGGATCCTGATGGACGACGGCGACGAGAGCGCGCAGGTCCGTGAGCTCCAGGCGCGACTGCGGCAGCTCGACCACTTCGACCGGGCGCCCACCGGGTTCTACGGCACGATGACGGCGAACGCGGTCAGGGCCTTCCAGAAGCGGCGGGGGCTGCCCGCGACCGGCACGGTCGACGAGACGACCTGGCGGCGGCTGCTGGACGTGAGCACGAAGCCCACCGCCGACGAGCTGAAGCCCGCGACCACCAACAAGCTCGACACCCCCGACCCCCGGTGCATGACCGGCCGGGTGCTCTGCATCAGCAAGGAGAGCCGGACCCTGGCCTGGATGATCGACGGCAGGGTCGTCTCGTCGATGGACGTCCGCTTCGGCTCGGAGAACACCCCGACGCGCGAGGGCGTCTTCACCGTCGAGCGCAAGGTCCGCCAGGACTGGTCCCGGCTCTACCACACGCCGATGCCGCTCTCGATGTACTTCAGCCGCGGCCAGGCCGTGCACTACTCGGCGGACTTCGCGGCCCGCGGCTACAACGGGGCCTCGCACGGCTGCGTCAACGTCCGGGACCGGGCCAAGCTCACGGCCCTCTTCGACCAGGTGAAGACCGGCGACAAGGTCGTCGTCCACTGGTGA
- a CDS encoding acyl-CoA mutase large subunit family protein gives MARESESGLPVEPVYGPDALDGWDPAEKLGEPGAYPFTRGVYPSMYTGRPWTMRQYAGFGTAVESNARYKQLIANGTMGLSVAFDLPTQMGHDSDAPIASGEVGKVGVAIDSIDDMRVLFDGIPLDKVSTSMTINAPGALLLLLYQLVGEEQGVPADKLTGTIQNDVLKEYIARGTYIFPPKPSLRLIADIFKYCRTEIPKWNTISISGYHMAEAGASPAQEIAFTLADGIEYVRTAVAAGMDVDDFAPRLSFFFVARTTILEEVAKFRAARRIWARVMKEEFGAKNPKSLMLRFHTQTAGVQLTAQQPEVNLVRVAVQGLAAVLGGTQSLHTNSFDEAIALPTDKSARLALRTQQVLAYETDVTATVDPFAGSYVVEKMTDDVEAAALELMGRVEEMGGAVSAIERGFQKGEIERSAYRIAQETDSGERVVVGVNRYTIDVEEPYEPLRVDPAIEAQQAERLAKLRQERDRSAVDAALVELKKAAEGTDNVLYPMRTALKARATVGEVCDALREVWGTYVPTDAF, from the coding sequence ATGGCGCGCGAGTCGGAGTCGGGGCTGCCCGTCGAGCCGGTCTACGGACCGGACGCCCTGGACGGATGGGACCCCGCCGAGAAGCTGGGTGAGCCGGGCGCGTACCCCTTCACGCGCGGTGTGTACCCGTCGATGTACACGGGCCGGCCGTGGACGATGCGGCAGTACGCGGGCTTCGGCACCGCCGTCGAGTCCAACGCCCGCTACAAGCAGCTCATCGCCAACGGCACGATGGGGCTCTCCGTCGCCTTCGACCTGCCGACGCAGATGGGCCACGACTCGGACGCGCCGATCGCCTCCGGCGAGGTCGGCAAGGTCGGCGTCGCGATCGACTCGATCGACGACATGCGCGTCCTGTTCGACGGCATCCCGCTGGACAAGGTCTCCACGTCGATGACCATCAACGCCCCCGGTGCCCTCCTGCTGCTGCTCTACCAACTCGTCGGCGAGGAGCAGGGCGTCCCGGCCGACAAGCTGACCGGCACCATCCAGAACGACGTGCTGAAGGAGTACATCGCCCGGGGGACGTACATCTTCCCGCCGAAGCCCTCGCTGCGGCTGATCGCGGACATCTTCAAGTACTGCCGGACCGAGATCCCCAAGTGGAACACCATCTCGATCTCCGGCTACCACATGGCCGAGGCCGGTGCCTCGCCCGCGCAGGAGATCGCGTTCACCCTCGCCGACGGCATCGAGTACGTGCGGACCGCCGTCGCCGCCGGCATGGACGTGGACGACTTCGCGCCCCGCCTCTCCTTCTTCTTCGTGGCCCGTACGACGATCCTGGAGGAGGTCGCCAAGTTCCGGGCGGCCCGCCGGATCTGGGCGCGGGTCATGAAGGAGGAGTTCGGCGCGAAGAACCCCAAGTCGCTGATGCTCCGCTTCCACACCCAGACGGCCGGCGTGCAGCTCACCGCCCAGCAGCCCGAGGTCAACCTGGTGCGGGTCGCCGTGCAGGGCCTCGCGGCCGTCCTCGGCGGCACCCAGTCGCTGCACACCAACTCCTTCGACGAGGCCATCGCCCTGCCGACGGACAAGTCCGCCCGCCTCGCCCTGCGCACCCAGCAGGTCCTGGCGTACGAGACCGACGTCACCGCGACCGTCGACCCCTTCGCCGGCAGCTATGTCGTCGAGAAGATGACGGACGACGTCGAGGCCGCGGCCCTGGAGCTGATGGGCCGGGTCGAGGAGATGGGCGGCGCGGTCAGCGCGATCGAGCGCGGCTTCCAGAAGGGCGAGATCGAGCGCTCCGCCTACCGGATCGCGCAGGAGACCGACAGCGGCGAGCGGGTCGTCGTCGGCGTCAACCGCTACACGATCGACGTCGAGGAGCCCTACGAGCCGCTCCGCGTCGACCCGGCGATCGAGGCCCAGCAGGCCGAGCGCCTGGCGAAGCTCCGGCAGGAACGCGACCGGTCGGCCGTGGACGCGGCGCTCGTCGAGCTGAAGAAGGCGGCCGAGGGGACGGACAACGTCCTGTACCCGATGCGGACGGCCCTCAAGGCGCGCGCGACGGTCGGCGAGGTCTGCGACGCGCTGCGGGAGGTCTGGGGCACGTACGTCCCGACCGACGCGTTCTAG